A genomic region of Pseudomonas migulae contains the following coding sequences:
- a CDS encoding SOS response-associated peptidase, producing the protein MCGRYALFRWNPAFAALPGFPADQQAQWNISPNDSVLMLRAAADGQRELARARWGLTPPWLTDLSRTPAHARAETVAEQPMFRQALRERRCLLPANGFYEWRGTTRKRPYWLTPAEGSALFFAAIWEAYPVQEQVWLSTAVITQPAASQRRPLILDAAGQEAWLDPETPLHVLQGLLASEPAALRERVLANLVNDPKLNGPECLTPG; encoded by the coding sequence ATGTGTGGACGTTATGCCCTGTTTCGCTGGAACCCCGCTTTCGCGGCCCTGCCTGGCTTTCCCGCCGATCAGCAGGCCCAGTGGAATATTTCCCCAAACGATTCGGTGTTGATGCTGCGTGCCGCCGCTGACGGCCAGCGAGAGTTGGCCCGTGCGCGCTGGGGGCTGACGCCGCCGTGGCTGACCGATCTATCCCGCACGCCGGCCCATGCCCGGGCCGAAACCGTGGCCGAGCAACCGATGTTCCGCCAGGCCCTGCGCGAGCGCCGATGCCTGCTGCCGGCCAACGGTTTTTACGAATGGCGCGGCACGACGCGCAAGCGGCCTTACTGGTTGACGCCGGCAGAGGGCTCGGCGCTGTTTTTTGCGGCGATCTGGGAGGCGTATCCCGTGCAGGAACAGGTGTGGTTGAGCACGGCAGTGATCACGCAACCGGCGGCGAGTCAGCGTCGGCCGTTGATTCTGGATGCAGCGGGGCAGGAGGCGTGGCTTGATCCCGAGACGCCTTTGCATGTGTTGCAGGGGTTGTTGGCCAGTGAACCCGCTGCGTTGCGCGAGCGGGTGTTGGCGAATCTGGTGAATGATCCGAAGTTGAATGGGCCGGAGTGTTTGACCCCCGGTTGA
- a CDS encoding putative signal transducing protein — protein sequence MQRIYEPENLMEGELLQGMLASEGIEAHLVGRDLLGGSGELPIFGLLGLSVDNDQAEYARELIAAYNAALPLPGDEPESFPGTLVC from the coding sequence ATGCAGCGAATCTATGAGCCGGAAAACCTGATGGAAGGCGAGCTGCTGCAAGGCATGCTCGCCAGCGAGGGCATCGAGGCGCATCTGGTCGGGCGAGATTTGCTCGGTGGCAGCGGGGAGTTGCCCATCTTCGGTCTGTTGGGGTTGTCGGTCGATAACGACCAGGCCGAATACGCCCGTGAGTTGATCGCCGCGTACAATGCCGCGCTGCCGCTGCCCGGCGATGAACCGGAAAGCTTTCCCGGCACGCTGGTCTGTTAG
- a CDS encoding CPXCG motif-containing cysteine-rich protein, whose amino-acid sequence MLETAQYECPYCGEEVETTVDLSGGDQTYIEDCQVCCRPITFVLQVDGEEWHLEVFSENE is encoded by the coding sequence ATGCTGGAAACTGCGCAGTATGAATGTCCTTATTGTGGTGAAGAGGTTGAGACAACGGTGGATCTGTCCGGCGGCGATCAGACCTATATCGAGGACTGTCAGGTGTGCTGTCGGCCGATAACGTTTGTGTTGCAGGTTGACGGAGAGGAATGGCATCTCGAAGTGTTCAGTGAAAACGAGTAA
- a CDS encoding 1-acyl-sn-glycerol-3-phosphate acyltransferase — MMGEFDAIRPYDDSEVPAVLNRLLGDKAFLDILIHFRFPRYAGAFGWMLKPLIAHRLRREFAGVHSVATLQDKVEVYVDHTIERATDGVTYTGVEQFKSGSAYLFIANHRDIVMDPAFVNYAVYHAGLPTPRIAIGDNLLQKPFVSDLMRLNKSFIVHRSITGRREKMAAYQLLSAYINHSIRNDCASIWIAQAEGRAKDGDDRTESAILKMFHMSRKDEPFGEVIRSLNVTPVSISYEYDPCDQAKARELYIRATTGSYTKVPGEDDVSIAKGITGYKGRVHVNFAAPITELFDDTKQLAIEMDKQILGGYRLFPVHYLAYAQWKDADPQLQVPKAADVFAADELAKAQEEWQRRLEACPEEHRPFLVLQYATPVRNQYRVKAGLPL; from the coding sequence ATGATGGGCGAATTCGATGCCATCCGACCTTACGACGACAGCGAAGTCCCAGCGGTACTGAACCGGCTGCTCGGCGACAAGGCGTTTCTAGATATCCTCATCCACTTCCGCTTCCCGCGTTATGCCGGTGCCTTCGGCTGGATGCTCAAACCCCTTATAGCCCATCGGCTGCGCCGTGAGTTCGCCGGCGTCCATTCGGTGGCCACGTTGCAGGACAAAGTCGAGGTGTACGTCGACCACACCATCGAGCGCGCCACGGACGGAGTGACGTACACCGGCGTCGAGCAGTTCAAGTCCGGCAGCGCCTACCTGTTCATCGCCAACCACCGCGACATCGTGATGGACCCGGCCTTCGTCAACTATGCCGTGTACCACGCCGGCCTGCCGACACCGCGCATCGCGATCGGCGACAACCTGCTGCAGAAACCCTTCGTCAGCGACCTGATGCGCCTGAACAAGAGCTTCATCGTGCACCGTTCGATCACCGGTCGCCGGGAAAAAATGGCGGCCTATCAACTGCTGTCGGCCTACATCAACCATTCGATCCGCAACGATTGCGCCTCGATCTGGATCGCGCAGGCCGAAGGCCGGGCCAAGGACGGCGACGACCGCACCGAGTCAGCGATCCTCAAGATGTTCCACATGAGCCGCAAGGACGAACCGTTCGGCGAAGTCATCCGCTCGTTGAACGTCACTCCGGTGTCGATCAGCTACGAATATGATCCGTGCGACCAGGCCAAGGCGCGCGAACTCTACATTCGTGCCACCACCGGCAGCTACACCAAAGTACCGGGCGAGGACGATGTGAGCATCGCCAAGGGCATCACCGGCTACAAGGGCCGCGTCCACGTGAACTTTGCCGCGCCGATCACCGAGCTGTTCGACGACACCAAGCAATTGGCGATCGAAATGGACAAGCAGATCCTCGGTGGTTACCGCTTGTTCCCGGTGCACTACCTGGCTTACGCGCAGTGGAAAGACGCCGACCCGCAGTTGCAGGTGCCGAAAGCGGCTGACGTGTTTGCCGCCGACGAACTGGCGAAGGCTCAGGAAGAATGGCAACGACGCCTTGAGGCCTGCCCGGAAGAACATCGTCCGTTCCTGGTGCTGCAATACGCGACGCCGGTGCGTAATCAGTACCGGGTCAAGGCGGGATTGCCGCTTTAA
- a CDS encoding YajG family lipoprotein yields the protein MLQRLLFGLITVTSLTLVGCAHSPQQLNPEPKLTTQLAPVGHGQPVVVRVVDGRPSPTLGTRGGLYPETSAITVQGAQILPKLQAQAEAAVRLLGFTPTSNAMNAPQLTVTLAELKYQSPKEGMYVTEATIGATFRSDVQNANRRYSGRYGASLDQRFGMAPNQETNTKLVSDVLSDALTRLFKDPTIGQILSE from the coding sequence ATGTTGCAACGCCTGTTGTTCGGTTTGATCACTGTGACCAGTTTGACCCTGGTCGGCTGCGCCCACAGCCCGCAACAACTGAACCCGGAACCCAAGCTGACGACTCAGCTGGCGCCGGTCGGCCATGGTCAGCCAGTTGTGGTGCGTGTGGTGGACGGTCGTCCGTCGCCTACCCTGGGCACCCGTGGTGGTCTGTATCCGGAGACCAGTGCGATCACGGTGCAGGGCGCGCAGATCCTGCCGAAGTTGCAGGCCCAGGCTGAAGCGGCTGTGCGCTTGCTGGGCTTTACCCCGACGTCGAATGCGATGAACGCTCCGCAGTTGACCGTGACCCTGGCCGAGCTGAAGTATCAGTCGCCGAAAGAAGGCATGTACGTGACCGAGGCGACCATTGGCGCGACCTTCCGCTCCGACGTACAGAACGCCAACCGCCGCTACAGCGGTCGTTACGGTGCGTCGCTGGATCAGCGTTTCGGCATGGCGCCGAATCAGGAAACCAACACCAAGCTGGTCAGCGATGTGTTGAGCGACGCGCTGACGCGTCTGTTCAAGGACCCGACGATTGGTCAGATTCTCAGCGAATAA